A single genomic interval of Ramlibacter pinisoli harbors:
- a CDS encoding 2,4'-dihydroxyacetophenone dioxygenase family protein: MVKYVKIDPASGEMVLLVKASPQARMPRRHQSGTVIACTIKGRWQYLEHDWVAEPGSVVYSGPGECKTAQALGGDEDILVLKVVVGDLAFLDDRGEVLAIENCETGLHRYKEHCRSAGIPARDLANLS; this comes from the coding sequence ATGGTGAAGTACGTGAAGATCGACCCTGCGTCCGGCGAGATGGTGCTGCTGGTGAAGGCCTCCCCGCAGGCCCGCATGCCCAGGCGGCACCAGAGCGGCACGGTCATTGCCTGCACGATCAAGGGCCGCTGGCAGTACCTGGAACACGACTGGGTGGCCGAGCCTGGCAGCGTCGTCTACTCGGGTCCGGGGGAATGCAAGACCGCGCAGGCGCTGGGCGGGGACGAGGACATCCTGGTGCTGAAGGTGGTGGTCGGCGACCTGGCCTTCCTGGACGACCGGGGCGAGGTGCTCGCGATCGAGAATTGCGAGACCGGCCTGCATCGTTACAAGGAACATTGCCGCTCGGCGGGCATCCCGGCACGCGACCTCGCCAACCTGTCCTGA
- a CDS encoding DUF3606 domain-containing protein yields MNSQVAKQRTVQVIDLSNYADVWFWSGYLEVTAAQLVEAVSRVGREMDAVRRYLADNARQVPPAR; encoded by the coding sequence ATGAACAGCCAAGTCGCGAAGCAACGGACCGTGCAGGTCATCGACCTGTCGAACTACGCGGACGTGTGGTTCTGGAGTGGATACCTGGAGGTCACGGCTGCCCAGCTCGTGGAGGCCGTGTCCCGGGTCGGCCGCGAGATGGATGCGGTCCGCCGCTACCTCGCCGACAACGCGCGCCAGGTCCCCCCGGCGCGTTAG